A single region of the Prevotella sp. HUN102 genome encodes:
- a CDS encoding uroporphyrinogen-III synthase, producing MIKKILVSQPKPASDKSPYYDIAKELGVDLVFRPFFKVEGLSAKEFRQQKINLLDYTAVVFTSRHAIDNYFKLAQEMRITIPETMKYFCVIETIALYIQKYVQYRKRKVFFGDSGKIDSLIPQMVKHKDEKYLIPQSSVHNDAINDLLTSNKLKHKECVMYRTVSNDLTEEEKKSFDYDMLVFFSPTGVRALKDNMPDFVQGDIKIAAFGPATAKEVIDQGLRLDLEAPSKEYPSMTGALRAFLEKNNK from the coding sequence ATGATAAAAAAAATCTTGGTATCACAGCCTAAACCGGCTAGCGATAAGTCGCCATACTACGACATTGCTAAGGAACTTGGTGTTGATTTGGTGTTCAGACCATTCTTCAAGGTTGAGGGATTATCTGCAAAAGAGTTCCGTCAGCAGAAGATTAATCTGCTCGATTACACGGCTGTGGTATTCACTTCGCGCCACGCAATTGACAATTACTTCAAGTTGGCGCAGGAAATGCGCATTACCATTCCTGAAACGATGAAGTATTTCTGTGTTATTGAGACGATAGCACTGTATATACAGAAGTATGTCCAATACAGAAAGCGCAAGGTTTTCTTCGGCGATTCAGGAAAGATTGACAGTCTGATACCACAGATGGTCAAGCATAAGGACGAGAAATATCTCATACCTCAAAGCTCCGTTCACAACGATGCCATCAACGACTTGCTTACAAGCAACAAACTCAAGCATAAGGAGTGCGTGATGTATCGCACCGTGAGCAACGACCTGACCGAAGAGGAGAAGAAATCGTTCGACTACGACATGCTCGTTTTCTTCAGTCCGACCGGCGTTCGTGCGCTGAAGGACAATATGCCGGACTTTGTTCAGGGCGATATTAAGATTGCGGCGTTTGGTCCTGCTACTGCAAAGGAAGTGATAGATCAGGGACTTCGTCTCGATCTCGAGGCTCCTTCAAAGGAATATCCTTCGATGACCGGTGCTTTGCGCGCTTTCTTGGAAAAGAACAATAAGTAA
- a CDS encoding ribonuclease P protein component, protein MPTLHSNTFRKEERLCSKKLIDTLFCGGGSKSLAAFPLRAVYLEMKTACEKASPVCEEAKTVCVEAEDSSDSIAASDVKAAESHHPQVQMLVSVPKKHFKRAVKRNRVKRQVREAYRKNKTILLDKLSENPDKHILLAFIWLADELYGTAEIEAKVCNLLQRISERI, encoded by the coding sequence ATGCCTACTCTCCACAGCAATACATTCCGAAAGGAGGAACGGCTATGCAGCAAGAAGCTCATAGACACGCTCTTTTGTGGAGGAGGCAGCAAGTCGCTCGCTGCATTTCCACTAAGGGCAGTCTATCTGGAAATGAAAACAGCCTGTGAGAAAGCAAGTCCCGTCTGTGAGGAAGCGAAAACAGTCTGCGTTGAAGCGGAAGACAGTTCGGATTCCATCGCAGCATCAGACGTAAAAGCAGCAGAAAGCCATCATCCTCAAGTGCAGATGCTCGTGAGTGTTCCGAAAAAGCACTTCAAGAGAGCCGTGAAGCGCAACAGGGTAAAGCGGCAGGTGCGGGAAGCCTATCGCAAGAATAAGACTATCTTGCTCGACAAACTGTCGGAAAATCCCGACAAGCACATTTTGCTTGCCTTCATCTGGTTGGCCGACGAACTGTACGGTACGGCAGAAATTGAGGCAAAAGTATGCAATCTGTTGCAGCGAATCTCTGAAAGAATCTAA
- the yidD gene encoding membrane protein insertion efficiency factor YidD: MKKMWIHRILRFVSSLFTWLLLLPILFYQRFITPFTPPSCRFTPTCSEYARQALKKHGPIKGLALAVWRILRCNPWGGSGYDPVP, translated from the coding sequence ATGAAGAAGATGTGGATACATAGAATACTTCGCTTTGTTTCAAGCCTATTTACTTGGTTACTTCTCTTGCCGATACTCTTTTATCAGCGATTCATAACTCCCTTTACGCCGCCTTCGTGCCGTTTCACACCCACCTGCTCCGAGTATGCCCGGCAGGCTTTGAAGAAACACGGCCCGATCAAGGGACTGGCACTGGCCGTCTGGCGGATATTGAGATGCAATCCTTGGGGTGGAAGTGGGTACGATCCCGTTCCGTAA
- the tyrS gene encoding tyrosine--tRNA ligase gives MKNFVEELRWRGMVAQIMPGTEEFLMKGMASAYLGTDPTADSLHIGHLCGIMMLRHFQQCGHKPYLLVGGATGMIGDPSGKSQERNLLDADTLYHNQEAIKKQVSKFLDFEGTGENKAELVNNYDWMKDFSFLEFARVVGKHITVNYMMAKDSVKKRLSGESRDGLSFTEFTYQLLQGYDFLYQYEKYGVKLQLGGNDQWGNMTTGTELIRRTLGNEADSYCLTCPLITKADGTKFGKTEGGNIWLDRNRTTPYVFYQFWLNVSDADAEKYIKIFTSLDKETIDSLIAEHNVDPARRILQRRLAEEVTRMVHSQEDLDMAIAASNILFGKATKENLLELDEQTFNDVFKDVPHYEVSKELIGQPAVELFNQEGMQIFPSKSEMRKLVKGGGVSLNKEKLAAFDQVITSEDLIAGKYLLVQKGKKNYFLVTVK, from the coding sequence ATGAAAAACTTTGTTGAAGAACTTCGTTGGCGCGGTATGGTAGCGCAGATAATGCCGGGTACGGAAGAATTTCTTATGAAAGGTATGGCATCGGCTTACCTCGGTACCGACCCGACAGCCGATTCACTGCACATCGGACACCTTTGCGGTATTATGATGTTGCGCCATTTCCAGCAGTGTGGACACAAGCCTTATCTCCTTGTTGGTGGAGCTACGGGTATGATCGGCGACCCTTCCGGCAAGAGTCAGGAGCGCAATCTCCTCGATGCCGACACGCTTTATCACAATCAGGAAGCCATCAAGAAGCAGGTGAGCAAGTTCCTCGACTTTGAAGGTACAGGGGAAAATAAAGCCGAACTGGTGAACAATTACGACTGGATGAAGGACTTTTCGTTCCTTGAATTTGCCCGTGTCGTAGGCAAGCACATTACCGTTAATTATATGATGGCGAAGGACAGCGTGAAGAAGCGTCTCAGTGGCGAATCCCGCGACGGTCTTTCATTCACGGAGTTCACATATCAGTTGCTCCAAGGCTACGATTTCCTTTACCAGTATGAGAAGTACGGCGTGAAGTTGCAGTTGGGCGGCAACGACCAGTGGGGTAATATGACCACCGGTACCGAGCTTATCCGCCGCACACTCGGCAACGAGGCTGACTCATATTGCCTCACTTGCCCATTGATAACAAAGGCCGACGGCACGAAGTTCGGCAAGACGGAGGGTGGAAACATTTGGCTGGACCGCAACCGCACTACTCCTTACGTGTTCTATCAGTTCTGGCTGAACGTAAGCGATGCCGATGCTGAAAAGTATATCAAGATTTTCACGTCTCTGGATAAGGAAACCATCGACAGTCTCATTGCCGAACACAATGTAGACCCTGCACGCCGTATCCTTCAGCGTCGTCTGGCAGAGGAAGTTACTCGTATGGTTCACTCTCAGGAAGACCTCGATATGGCCATTGCTGCCTCAAACATCCTCTTCGGAAAAGCTACGAAGGAAAACCTTCTCGAGCTTGACGAGCAGACATTCAACGATGTTTTCAAGGACGTGCCTCACTACGAAGTGTCTAAGGAACTTATCGGTCAGCCGGCAGTAGAGTTGTTCAATCAGGAAGGTATGCAGATTTTCCCAAGCAAGAGCGAGATGCGCAAGCTCGTAAAGGGCGGTGGCGTGTCGCTCAACAAGGAGAAGCTCGCTGCTTTCGATCAGGTAATCACATCCGAAGACCTCATCGCCGGCAAGTATCTTCTCGTTCAGAAGGGCAAGAAGAACTACTTCCTCGTTACCGTGAAGTAA
- a CDS encoding M28 family peptidase — MKAKFLLNLTALIALTVFASGCNGQKNNTTATETTTEAEPVGPKFNPDSAYAYTAAQCEFGPRTMNSDAHEKCGEWIIGKFKQYGCEVQTQKADLKGYDGTILKSTNIIASTNPSAQRRIMLCAHWDSRPWADNDPDSANHKKPVMAANDGASGVAVMIEIARLLQADSTLNIGVDFVCFDAEDWGVPTWETNVQDSGDSWALGSAYFSKNLPAGFNPEFGILLDMVGGEGANFYKEGLSNRYAPDIVDRVWAASKAAGYGSYFPDQEGGMVTDDHYPLNENAKIKTIDIIPYYPGYGGSSFGPTWHTINDTMEHIDRNTLQAVGQTVIQVLYTL, encoded by the coding sequence ATGAAAGCAAAATTTCTTTTAAATCTTACAGCACTCATCGCGCTGACGGTTTTTGCATCCGGCTGCAATGGGCAGAAGAATAATACAACTGCAACGGAAACAACCACCGAGGCAGAACCCGTAGGACCTAAGTTCAACCCCGATTCAGCCTATGCCTATACGGCTGCGCAGTGCGAATTTGGGCCACGCACGATGAATTCCGACGCACACGAGAAGTGTGGGGAATGGATTATCGGCAAGTTCAAGCAATATGGCTGCGAAGTGCAGACGCAGAAAGCCGACCTGAAAGGCTACGACGGCACAATACTGAAGTCTACAAACATTATTGCGAGCACCAATCCGTCGGCTCAGCGTCGCATAATGCTCTGTGCACACTGGGACAGTCGTCCGTGGGCAGACAATGATCCGGACTCCGCTAACCACAAGAAACCCGTAATGGCAGCCAACGACGGTGCGTCGGGCGTGGCTGTGATGATTGAGATTGCACGCCTTTTACAAGCAGACTCTACGCTGAACATCGGTGTTGATTTTGTTTGCTTCGATGCCGAGGACTGGGGTGTACCTACTTGGGAAACCAATGTTCAGGATTCGGGCGACAGTTGGGCGTTGGGCTCTGCCTATTTCTCGAAGAATCTGCCTGCCGGCTTCAATCCCGAGTTCGGCATTCTTCTCGATATGGTGGGTGGCGAAGGCGCAAACTTTTATAAGGAGGGGCTTTCCAACAGATATGCACCCGATATTGTGGACAGGGTTTGGGCTGCATCTAAGGCTGCCGGATACGGAAGCTATTTCCCAGATCAGGAAGGAGGAATGGTAACCGACGACCACTATCCCCTGAATGAGAATGCAAAGATCAAGACTATTGATATCATTCCTTATTATCCGGGCTACGGAGGTTCTTCATTCGGCCCGACTTGGCACACCATTAACGACACGATGGAGCACATCGACAGGAATACGCTTCAGGCCGTAGGCCAGACTGTGATTCAAGTATTGTACACATTGTAG
- a CDS encoding membrane dipeptidase: MTYDLQSHLNEIYATYPEGNRQPVIGITTNFSEQDATLREVYYKQVVAAGGTPVLIPPVADKDVIVNTLEHLDGLILTGGADFNPLWAGEEPLKNLHGINSKRDLPELLITQLAFNRQIPMLGICRGMQTLAMALKGKVQQDIYQEEYIKVEETIEKKLSKAKSVTSFHAASIKHSQDAPFNEPTHSVSIVPNSILRNIYKAEKIYVNSFHHQAVSEPGRHFRVTATAPDGVIEAMESSEYKPIMGVQWHPEWMEEEGQKLFRWLVVQAGNFSIAKKLHQRILTLDTHCDTPMFFPQGVDFGKRDSRILYDLHKMAEGRQDAVTMAAYLPQPRIGESFSSKIDVEGLKKFNPELAEVLDNLTPASYTNLIFDKIEQIVRDNSRYLSIARTPNDLYEDKRKGRRSIMFAIENGLALEHRLENVKHFAQRGVTYITLCHNGDNDICDSARGSSLHGGVSKFGIEVIQEMNRNGIMVDLSHGGEKSFYDALEISSQPIVCSHSNSKALCDVPRNLTDDQMRALAKKGGVAHITLYQGFLAKGREATIIDALSHLEHAINVMGIDHVGVGTDFDGDGTVRGMADASEMINFTLHLLRRKYNERDIEKIWGGNWLRVMAQVQAAARKK, encoded by the coding sequence ATGACATACGATTTACAGTCGCATCTGAACGAAATCTATGCGACCTATCCCGAAGGCAACCGACAGCCGGTTATCGGTATCACGACGAACTTCTCCGAACAGGACGCTACGCTGCGCGAAGTTTACTACAAGCAGGTGGTGGCTGCCGGTGGAACGCCCGTGCTTATTCCACCGGTGGCAGACAAAGACGTTATTGTCAATACGCTCGAACACTTGGACGGACTCATTCTTACAGGTGGAGCCGACTTCAATCCGCTTTGGGCCGGCGAAGAGCCGCTGAAGAATCTGCACGGCATCAATTCAAAGCGCGACCTTCCCGAGCTGCTCATCACGCAACTGGCGTTCAATCGGCAGATTCCTATGCTCGGTATCTGCCGCGGTATGCAGACGCTGGCAATGGCTTTGAAGGGGAAGGTGCAGCAGGATATCTATCAGGAGGAATATATCAAGGTGGAAGAAACCATCGAGAAGAAACTCTCCAAGGCGAAGAGCGTTACCTCTTTTCACGCAGCATCCATTAAGCATTCGCAGGATGCACCCTTCAATGAGCCTACGCACAGCGTCAGCATCGTGCCAAATTCCATTCTGAGGAATATCTATAAGGCTGAAAAAATCTACGTAAACTCCTTCCATCATCAGGCAGTAAGCGAACCGGGCAGGCATTTCCGCGTTACGGCTACTGCTCCCGATGGAGTTATCGAGGCGATGGAAAGCTCCGAATACAAGCCGATAATGGGTGTGCAGTGGCATCCCGAATGGATGGAGGAAGAGGGACAGAAGCTCTTCAGGTGGCTCGTGGTGCAGGCAGGCAATTTCAGCATTGCCAAGAAGCTGCACCAGCGCATACTCACGCTCGACACGCATTGCGACACTCCGATGTTTTTCCCGCAAGGTGTGGATTTCGGCAAGCGTGATTCGCGCATCCTTTACGACCTCCACAAGATGGCAGAAGGCCGTCAGGACGCCGTAACGATGGCTGCCTATCTGCCCCAGCCCCGTATCGGCGAATCCTTCTCTTCTAAAATCGACGTGGAAGGATTGAAGAAATTCAATCCCGAACTCGCCGAAGTGCTCGACAATCTTACGCCGGCGAGCTACACCAATCTTATTTTCGACAAGATTGAACAGATTGTCAGAGACAACAGCCGCTATCTCAGCATCGCGCGCACGCCCAACGACCTCTACGAAGACAAGCGGAAGGGTCGCCGAAGCATAATGTTTGCCATCGAGAACGGCCTTGCGCTCGAGCACCGACTGGAAAACGTGAAGCATTTTGCGCAGCGTGGCGTTACCTATATCACGCTTTGCCACAACGGCGACAATGATATTTGCGACTCTGCTCGCGGAAGCAGTCTGCACGGAGGTGTCAGCAAGTTCGGCATCGAAGTGATTCAGGAGATGAACCGTAACGGCATTATGGTGGACTTGAGCCACGGAGGGGAGAAGAGTTTCTATGATGCGCTCGAAATCAGCTCACAACCGATTGTGTGCAGTCATTCCAACAGCAAGGCACTCTGCGATGTTCCCCGCAATCTTACCGACGATCAGATGCGCGCATTGGCGAAGAAAGGTGGCGTAGCCCACATTACGCTCTATCAGGGATTCCTTGCAAAGGGACGCGAAGCCACTATCATCGATGCCCTTTCGCATCTCGAACACGCCATCAATGTGATGGGAATCGACCACGTTGGCGTGGGAACTGATTTCGACGGAGACGGTACTGTGCGAGGAATGGCAGATGCGAGCGAGATGATCAACTTCACGCTGCATCTCCTCCGTCGCAAGTACAATGAACGGGACATCGAGAAAATATGGGGAGGAAACTGGTTGCGCGTGATGGCGCAGGTACAGGCGGCTGCCAGAAAAAAGTAA
- a CDS encoding Lrp/AsnC family transcriptional regulator has product MDKIDKLDKKILGILSQNARIPFKDVAAECGVSRAAIHQRVQHLIENGVITGSGFDVNPKSLGYTTCTYVGLNLERGSMYKDVVEKLNIIPEIIECHFTTGPYTMLVKLYAKDNEQLYDLLNNKLQTIPGVVSTETLISLEQSIKREIPIVSNVEK; this is encoded by the coding sequence ATGGATAAGATAGATAAATTAGACAAGAAGATACTTGGTATTCTGTCGCAGAACGCCCGTATTCCTTTCAAGGATGTTGCTGCCGAGTGTGGCGTATCGCGCGCCGCCATTCATCAGCGCGTGCAGCATCTCATCGAAAACGGCGTAATCACAGGCAGCGGCTTCGACGTTAATCCCAAGAGTCTGGGTTATACCACTTGCACCTACGTTGGCTTGAACCTCGAGCGAGGCTCTATGTACAAGGACGTGGTGGAGAAACTGAACATCATACCCGAAATAATCGAATGCCATTTCACAACAGGTCCTTACACGATGCTCGTGAAGCTATATGCAAAGGATAACGAACAACTCTACGACCTGCTCAACAACAAACTGCAAACTATTCCCGGAGTGGTGTCCACGGAGACGCTCATTTCGCTCGAACAGAGCATAAAGCGTGAGATTCCTATCGTTTCAAACGTGGAGAAATAA